A single genomic interval of Malania oleifera isolate guangnan ecotype guangnan chromosome 13, ASM2987363v1, whole genome shotgun sequence harbors:
- the LOC131146462 gene encoding protein QUIRKY, with the protein MTTSSPPPPQPQPQPQPQPQPQPQPQPPRTVRRLIVEVVDARDLLPKDGQGSSSPYAIVDFDGQKKRTSTKHRDLNPVWNEALDFVVSDTETMEYEELEIEVVTDRKGGGNGKKKQCLGRVKLSGTQFSRRGEEGLIYFPLQKKSVFSWIRGDIGLRIYYYDEPIEEEQGPPEPPLQETELRKSPVLVEQRRVVEIPVPTDIAEEGSLSPPVVTIEESPTPMGVQPEPEVNHVPEGAVSHTPEVMYAPEVRKMQIGRVGGGERARFLRKPNGEYSPRVIAGRFTRELERNAPYDLVEPMQYLFVRVVKARNLSPNVIPYVKIGIVGSTQFVRSKPASYRPGESSENPEWNRVFALCHNRSESASSTLEISVWDAPTENFLGGVCFNPSELPVRDPPDSPLAPLWYRLEGTDDQHPGGMPGDIQLSVWIGTQADDAFPESWSSDAPYIAHTRPKVYQSPKLWYLRVTIIEAQDLLVPANSPLDVRVKAQLGFQSRRTRRGSMRNLAKSFHWFEDFIFVAGEPLEDQLIIIVEERTGKDPVLLGHIVVPLASIDQRFDERHVASKWFGLEGGGPGPGGSYCGRVHLRLCLEGGYHVLDEAAHVCSDHRPTAKQLWKPPIGILELGILGARGLLPMKTKGGGKGSTDAYCVAKYGKKWVRTKTIADSFDPRWNEQYTWQVYDPCTVLTIGVFDNWRIFSEVSEERPDYRIGKVRIRISTLESNKVYTNSYPLLVLLRTGLRKMGEIELAVRFACPSFLPETCAIYGEPLLPRMHYLRPLGVAQQEALRAAATKLVAAWLARSEPPLGAEVVRYMLDADSHTWSMRKSKVNWFRIVAVLGWAVGLAKWMDGIRRWKNPITTVLVHVLYLVLVWYPDLIVPTGFLYVILIGIWYYRFRPKIPAGMDHRLSQAETVDPDELDEEFDTIPSSKPPDIIRVRYDRLRILAGRVQTVLGDLATQGERVQALVSWRDPRATRLFIAMCFVVTVVLYSVPPKMVAVALGFYFLRHPMFRDPMPAASLNFFRRLPSLSDRLM; encoded by the coding sequence ATGACGACGTCGTCTCCACCAccgcctcagcctcagcctcagcctcagcctcagccccAGCCCCAGCCCCAGCCGCAGCCGCCGAGGACAGTCCGCAGGCTGATTGTTGAAGTCGTCGACGCCAGGGACCTCCTCCCCAAGGACGGCCAGGGAAGCTCCAGTCCCTATGCGATTGTGGATTTCGACGGACAGAAGAAGAGGACGTCCACCAAGCACAGGGATTTGAACCCCGTATGGAACGAAGCTCTCGATTTCGTGGTCTCCGATACCGAGACCATGGAGTACGAGGAGTTGGAGATTGAAGTGGTGACTGATCGGAAAGGGGGTGGAAACGGGAAGAAGAAGCAGTGTCTGGGGAGAGTGAAGCTTTCCGGTACCCAATTTTCGAGGAGAGGTGAGGAAGGCTTGATTTACTTCCCCTTGCAGAAGAAGAGCGTGTTCAGTTGGATAAGGGGTGACATTGGGCTCAGAATCTATTACTATGACGAACCGATTGAAGAGGAACAAGGACCGCCTGAACCACCGCTGCAGGAGACGGAGCTGAGGAAATCTCCGGTGCTTGTCGAGCAAAGGAGGGTTGTGGAGATCCCAGTGCCGACGGATATTGCTGAGGAGGGATCGCTGTCCCCGCCGGTGGTCACAATAGAGGAATCGCCCACACCAATGGGGGTACAACCGGAGCCGGAAGTGAACCATGTGCCAGAGGGCGCGGTGTCGCATACGCCAGAAGTTATGTATGCACCGGAAGTGAGGAAGATGCAGATCGGAAGAGTAGGTGGAGGTGAGAGAGCTAGATTCTTGAGAAAGCCGAACGGAGAGTATTCTCCGAGAGTTATCGCTGGCAGGTTCACCAGGGAGTTAGAAAGGAATGCGCCGTACGATCTCGTGGAACCGATGCAGTACCTCTTCGTCCGAGTCGTGAAAGCTCGGAATCTGAGTCCAAATGTAATTCCATACGTGAAAATCGGAATCGTCGGATCAACACAGTTTGTCAGATCCAAACCGGCGAGTTACAGACCAGGCGAATCGTCGGAAAATCCCGAGTGGAACCGTGTGTTTGCCCTCTGCCACAACAGGTCTGAATCGGCGAGCAGCACGTTAGAGATCTCCGTATGGGACGCGCCGACGGAAAACTTCCTCGGTGGCGTGTGCTTCAATCCCTCCGAACTCCCGGTTCGCGATCCACCGGACAGTCCTTTGGCGCCGCTGTGGTACCGCCTCGAAGGCACCGACGATCAGCACCCCGGCGGGATGCCCGGCGACATACAGCTCTCCGTCTGGATCGGAACTCAAGCCGACGATGCATTTCCGGAATCATGGAGCTCGGACGCACCGTACATCGCTCACACACGCCCAAAGGTGTACCAGTCCCCGAAGCTATGGTACCTCAGGGTCACCATTATCGAAGCACAAGACCTTCTCGTTCCGGCAAATTCACCATTGGACGTTCGCGTCAAAGCACAGCTAGGATTTCAGTCCCGGCGAACCAGACGCGGCTCGATGAGGAACCTTGCAAAGTCGTTCCACTGGTTCGAAGACTTCATCTTCGTCGCTGGCGAACCGCTGGAGGACCAGCTCATCATCATAGTGGAGGAACGCACGGGCAAAGACCCGGTGCTTCTGGGCCACATCGTGGTGCCCCTGGCGTCGATTGATCAGCGGTTCGACGAGCGCCACGTGGCATCCAAATGGTTTGGACTGGAGGGAGGCGGGCCTGGACCCGGTGGGTCCTATTGTGGGCGAGTCCATCTACGTCTTTGCTTGGAGGGTGGGTACCACGTGCTCGACGAGGCTGCGCACGTGTGCAGCGACCATCGGCCGACGGCGAAGCAGCTGTGGAAACCACCGATCGGAATCTTGGAATTGGGCATCCTCGGCGCCCGCGGCCTTCTCCCGATGAAAACCAAAGGCGGAGGCAAAGGCTCCACCGACGCGTACTGTGTCGCCAAGTATGGAAAAAAGTGGGTGCGCACCAAGACCATCGCAGACAGTTTTGATCCACGCTGGAACGAGCAGTACACGTGGCAGGTTTACGACCCCTGCACCGTGCTGACCATTGGTGTGTTCGACAACTGGCGCATCTTTTCTGAGGTGTCAGAGGAGCGACCCGATTACCGTATTGGAAAAGTACGAATACGTATATCTACGCTAGAGAGCAACAAGGTGTATACAAATTCGTATCCGTTGCTGGTTCTACTGCGGACCGGGTTGAGGAAAATGGGTGAAATTGAGTTGGCGGTTCGGTTCGCTTGTCCGTCATTTTTGCCCGAAACATGTGCGATTTACGGCGAACCGTTGCTTCCTCGGATGCACTATCTCCGCCCGCTCGGGGTTGCACAGCAGGAGGCTTTGAGGGCGGCCGCCACCAAACTGGTGGCGGCATGGCTTGCGCGGTCTGAACCGCCGCTCGGAGCGGAAGTGGTTCGGTACATGTTAGATGCAGACTCGCACACGTGGAGCATGCGAAAGAGCAAGGTAAATTGGTTCCGAATCGTTGCCGTTCTCGGTTGGGCAGTCGGGTTGGCAAAATGGATGGACGGGATCCGAAGATGGAAAAACCCGATTACGACGGTTTTGGTCCATGTACTGTACTTGGTCCTGGTTTGGTACCCGGACTTGATTGTCCCAACTGGGTTCTTATACGTTATCTTGATCGGAATCTGGTACTACCGATTCAGGCCCAAAATACCGGCGGGCATGGATCACCGACTCTCGCAGGCCGAAACGGTCGATCCGGACGAGCTAGACGAGGAGTTCGATACAATTCCGAGCTCGAAACCTCCAGACATAATTCGGGTCAGGTACGACCGGTTGCGGATACTGGCGGGGCGGGTCCAAACAGTGTTGGGCGATTTGGCAACCCAAGGAGAGCGGGTGCAGGCACTGGTGAGTTGGAGGGACCCACGGGCCACGAGACTTTTCATAGCGATGTGTTTCGTGGTGACTGTAGTGCTCTACTCGGTGCCGCCGAAGATGGTAGCGGTAGCTCTGGGATTCTACTTCCTGCGGCACCCGATGTTCAGGGACCCGATGCCGGCGGCGAGCCTGAACTTTTTCCGGCGGCTTCCGAGCTTGTCTGATCGGTTAATGTAG